A genomic window from Cardiocondyla obscurior isolate alpha-2009 linkage group LG02, Cobs3.1, whole genome shotgun sequence includes:
- the Sqor gene encoding sulfide:quinone oxidoreductase, mitochondrial encodes MSRLLLSHNSIQLLKYMPIKNGSRQVHHSCKILVVGGGTAGCSMAAKLSRKLNTPEQVIVVEPSDVHYYQPLFTLVGGGISPYASSRRFMKDVLPKKAKWLKTSVVEFQPDVNKVSTHNGDTIQYDIMIVALGLQLYWDKIPGLTDSIYDPDAQVCSIYGTDTVPQVFKKIKNTERGTALFTFPNTPVKCPGAPQKIVYIAEDYYRKRKLRSGIEIVYNTSLPVIFGVKKYADSLWDVCKRRDITVNLQTNLVKIDPSKKQATFEKLGSPGETLTQDYSFLHVTPPMGPPTVLKEHPALTNEAGFVSVDPKTLQHTKYSNIFGIGDCTSTPNSKTMAAIAAQGKVLYQNILDDLAGKPMTMAYDGYASCPLITCYNKCILAEFDYNLQPKETFPVNQSKEFYSMFLLKKYVFPFIYWRLMLKGYWNGPEFIRKFTKFLKKD; translated from the exons ATGTCTCGCCTGCTGCTGTCTCACAATTCTATACAGCTGTTAAAGTATATGCCAATAAAAAATGGAAGCAGACAAGTCCATCATTC TTGTAAAATCTTGGTGGTTGGTGGTGGTACAGCTGGCTGTTCGATGGCAGCAAAACTGTCAAGAAAACTGAATACTCCAGAGCAAGTTATTGTGGTAGAACCCAGTGAT gtACATTATTATCAACCTTTGTTTACCTTGGTTGGTGGTGGCATTAGCCCCTATGCTTCATCAAGAAGATTTATGAAAGATGTTTTACCCAAAAAAGCTAAATGGCTAAAAACTTCTGTTGTTGAGTTTCAACCAGATGTTAACAAAGTGTCAACACATAATGGAGATACTATACAATATGATATTATGATTGTTGCACTTGGGTTGCAATTGTACTGGGATAAA attccAGGTTTGACAGACAGTATATATGATCCTGATGCTCAAGTCTGCTCTATTTATGGAACCGACACTGTGCCTcaagtttttaagaaaataaaaaataccgaACGAGGAACGGCATTATTTACGTTTCCGAATACTCCAGTTAAGTGCCCGGGCGCACCTCAAAAGATTGTCTACATTGCCGAAGACTACTATCGCaag cgtAAATTAAGAAGTGGTATTGAAATCGTATACAATACGTCATTGCCGGTTATATTCGGAGTCAAGAAATATGCCGATTCCCTCTGGGACGTTTGCAAAAGGAGAGACATTACTGTCAATCTTCAAACGAATCTAGTAAAGATAGATCCGAGCAAAAAACAAGCGACGTTTGAGAAACTAGGTTCACCAGGAGAAACATTAACACAGGac tattcCTTTCTTCACGTAACGCCTCCGATGGGACCGCCTACAGTTTTGAAGGAACATCCAGCATTGACTAACGAAGCCGGATTTGTTTCTGTCGATCCGAAAACGCTACAGCATACGAAATATTCTAATATATTTGGCATAGGCGATTGCACAAGTACACCGAATTCGAAAACAATGGCTGCAATAG CCGCGCAGGGAAAGGTATTGTACCAAAATATATTAGATGATTTGGCCGGCAAACCAATGACAATGGCTTATGACGGTTATGCATCGTGCCCGTTAATTACTTGTTACAACAAATGCATTCTGGCAGAATtcgattataatttacaaCCGAAGGAGACCTTTCCGGTGAACCAaagtaaagaattttactCCATGTTTTTATTgaagaaatatgtatttccATTTATATACTGGCGCTTGATGTTAAa agggTACTGGAATGGACCGGAGTTTATCCGTAAATTCaccaagtttttaaaaaaagattag
- the Zetacop gene encoding coatomer subunit zeta-1 isoform X1 encodes MDGQPLEPTLYTVKGMAILDNDGNRILAKYYDKNIFPTPKEQKTFEKNLFSKTHRANAEIIMLDGLTCVYKSNVDLFFYVMGSSHENELILMSVLNCLYDSVSQILRKNVEKRAVLDSLDIVMLAMDEICDNGIILDADATSVVQRVALRTDDIPLGEQTVAQVLQSAKEQLKWSLLK; translated from the exons ATGGATGGTCAACCACTG gaGCCCACATTGTACACAGTTAAGGGAATGGCCATCCTTGACAACGATGGCAACAGGATTTTGGCAAAGTACtatgacaaaaatatatttccaacCCCGAAGGAACAGAAAAcctttgagaaaaatttatttagtaaaaCCCATCGAGCAAACGCAGAGATCATTATGTTGGATGGTTTGACTTGTGTTTACAAAAGTAATGTGGACTTGTTTTTCTATGTTATGGGCAGCTCGCATGAAAACGag TTGATTTTAATGAGTGTCCTGAACTGTCTGTATGACTCAGTCAGTCAGATTCTTAGAAAGAACGTGGAGAAAAGAGCAGTGTTAGACAGTTTGGATATAGTAATGTTAGCGATGGATGAAATTTGTGACAATGG CATTATTTTGGATGCAGACGCGACAAGTGTAGTTCAAAGGGTAGCATTGCGAACGGATGACATTCCACTTGGGGAACAAACGGTAGCACAG gtatTGCAATCGGCCAAGGAACAGCTTAAATGGtcattgttaaaataa
- the Zetacop gene encoding coatomer subunit zeta-1 isoform X2: MEPTLYTVKGMAILDNDGNRILAKYYDKNIFPTPKEQKTFEKNLFSKTHRANAEIIMLDGLTCVYKSNVDLFFYVMGSSHENELILMSVLNCLYDSVSQILRKNVEKRAVLDSLDIVMLAMDEICDNGIILDADATSVVQRVALRTDDIPLGEQTVAQVLQSAKEQLKWSLLK; this comes from the exons ATG gaGCCCACATTGTACACAGTTAAGGGAATGGCCATCCTTGACAACGATGGCAACAGGATTTTGGCAAAGTACtatgacaaaaatatatttccaacCCCGAAGGAACAGAAAAcctttgagaaaaatttatttagtaaaaCCCATCGAGCAAACGCAGAGATCATTATGTTGGATGGTTTGACTTGTGTTTACAAAAGTAATGTGGACTTGTTTTTCTATGTTATGGGCAGCTCGCATGAAAACGag TTGATTTTAATGAGTGTCCTGAACTGTCTGTATGACTCAGTCAGTCAGATTCTTAGAAAGAACGTGGAGAAAAGAGCAGTGTTAGACAGTTTGGATATAGTAATGTTAGCGATGGATGAAATTTGTGACAATGG CATTATTTTGGATGCAGACGCGACAAGTGTAGTTCAAAGGGTAGCATTGCGAACGGATGACATTCCACTTGGGGAACAAACGGTAGCACAG gtatTGCAATCGGCCAAGGAACAGCTTAAATGGtcattgttaaaataa